The following coding sequences lie in one Pectobacterium sp. A5351 genomic window:
- a CDS encoding GntR family transcriptional regulator, whose protein sequence is MRAGTQKSSKDRPEALAERVYQALKNDIFDFRLMPGDRFSENEIAERMSVSRTPVRQALFWLEREGYVEVYFRSGWQVRPFDFAYFEELYDFRIVLEREAIRRLCGMPPGRCAELLTDLKRFWIEEPRLDDGKIVSRYDEGFHRGLVTAAGNSEMARVHGELTEKIRIIRRLDFTREDRIDATYKEHARILLAILQQHTEEAQRILTDHIAVSKAEVRKITLHMLQQARPQSVSTERVSPDASHDSILTQHDLRANK, encoded by the coding sequence ATGCGAGCAGGTACCCAAAAGAGCAGTAAAGATCGCCCGGAAGCGCTGGCAGAGCGGGTGTATCAAGCACTGAAAAACGACATTTTTGACTTTCGCCTGATGCCGGGCGACCGCTTTAGTGAAAATGAAATTGCTGAGCGGATGTCGGTCAGCCGCACGCCAGTGCGCCAGGCACTGTTCTGGCTGGAGCGGGAAGGCTATGTCGAAGTCTATTTCCGCAGCGGCTGGCAGGTTCGTCCGTTTGATTTCGCCTATTTCGAGGAACTGTATGACTTCCGCATCGTGCTGGAGCGTGAAGCCATTCGACGACTGTGTGGAATGCCGCCGGGGCGCTGTGCCGAGCTATTGACGGACCTGAAACGCTTCTGGATTGAAGAACCGCGTCTGGATGACGGCAAGATCGTTTCCCGCTACGACGAGGGCTTTCACCGCGGGCTGGTGACAGCGGCAGGTAATAGCGAAATGGCGCGGGTTCATGGCGAACTGACGGAGAAAATCCGCATTATTCGCCGCCTTGATTTCACCCGCGAAGATCGTATCGATGCGACCTATAAAGAGCATGCCCGCATTTTGCTGGCGATATTGCAACAGCACACCGAGGAGGCGCAGCGCATTCTGACCGACCACATTGCGGTCAGTAAGGCCGAAGTCCGGAAGATCACCTTACACATGCTACAGCAGGCGCGGCCTCAATCTGTTTCTACTGAACGTGTTTCACCTGATGCATCACACGATTCCATTCTCACTCAACACGACTTAAGGGCTAATAAATGA
- a CDS encoding Gfo/Idh/MocA family protein has protein sequence MKKIRFAAIGLAHNHIYDMCRQLVDAGAELVGVFESDLHHREKFISLFPAVPFVDSAEQLIADTSIDLIACAVIPCDRAELALRTLDAGKDFFTAKPPLTTLEQLDAVQRRVAETGRKFAVYFNERINVDSALFAGELVQRGEIGRVIQTIGVGPHRERGARPDWFYQKRQYGGILCDIGIHQIEQFLYFTGNTDAQVVTSQTANYHHPHQPEFEDFGDAMLLGDNGATGYFRCDWFTPDGLSVWGDGRLTILGTEGYIEIRKYVDLTRGESNVVYLVNGKGEQRFTPAGRVERAFFPDFLRDCRERTELVMSQAHIFKATELSILAQQAAKKIA, from the coding sequence ATGAAAAAGATTCGATTTGCGGCGATTGGGTTAGCGCACAACCACATTTATGACATGTGCCGACAACTGGTTGATGCAGGGGCGGAACTGGTCGGCGTGTTCGAGTCCGATCTGCATCATCGGGAAAAATTCATCTCGCTGTTCCCCGCCGTGCCTTTTGTTGATTCTGCGGAGCAACTGATAGCCGATACGTCTATCGATCTTATTGCCTGCGCGGTCATTCCCTGTGACCGCGCCGAACTGGCGCTGCGCACGCTGGATGCAGGCAAAGATTTCTTCACTGCCAAACCGCCGTTGACCACGCTGGAGCAGTTGGATGCTGTCCAGCGTCGGGTCGCGGAAACCGGTCGAAAATTTGCTGTGTACTTTAATGAACGCATCAATGTGGATAGTGCGTTGTTTGCTGGTGAACTGGTGCAACGGGGGGAAATTGGTCGCGTGATTCAGACGATCGGCGTTGGCCCGCACCGTGAACGCGGCGCGCGGCCTGACTGGTTTTATCAAAAGCGTCAATACGGCGGGATCCTCTGCGATATCGGTATTCACCAAATTGAACAGTTTCTCTATTTTACCGGCAACACCGATGCGCAAGTGGTGACCAGCCAGACGGCGAATTATCATCATCCGCATCAGCCAGAATTTGAGGATTTTGGCGACGCGATGCTGCTGGGTGACAATGGGGCAACGGGCTATTTTCGCTGTGACTGGTTTACGCCGGATGGGTTGAGCGTCTGGGGCGACGGCCGCCTGACGATATTGGGGACGGAAGGCTACATCGAAATCAGGAAATACGTCGATCTGACGCGCGGTGAAAGCAACGTCGTCTATCTGGTGAATGGCAAGGGTGAACAGCGCTTTACCCCCGCAGGCCGCGTCGAACGCGCCTTTTTCCCGGATTTTCTGCGTGATTGCCGTGAGCGTACCGAGCTTGTGATGTCGCAAGCGCATATCTTCAAGGCGACGGAGCTGTCGATTCTGGCGCAGCAGGCCGCGAAAAAGATCGCCTGA
- a CDS encoding oligogalacturonate-specific porin KdgM family protein, with product MKKRYLVAGILFAQIYAISASASDTKLSYEHSWGTMNRYHGDEIGMRHFMDNGLYVGVELNFYNKNKDLTIDDVVSNSYAFYTGYAYSLTPELTLTPNLEARFYSGGTSGEGTVGDIGASQSSGARYTPGLKLTWAVTDKTDLHAQYRYDLRKITRSKRTSTDDDTHRHRYEAGVAYKGFDNFTLAYTAYYYHADYVLQNNKKHDYQQDFDVSYTINDNWTAHIGVEDVASGRDVKSREGKGKVGFTYTF from the coding sequence ATGAAAAAACGCTACCTTGTGGCCGGTATTCTCTTTGCCCAAATTTATGCTATTTCCGCTTCTGCCTCTGACACCAAACTCAGCTATGAACATAGCTGGGGAACGATGAATCGCTATCACGGTGATGAAATTGGCATGCGGCATTTTATGGATAATGGCCTGTACGTTGGCGTTGAGCTGAACTTTTATAATAAGAATAAAGATCTGACCATCGATGATGTCGTCTCGAATTCTTATGCTTTTTATACCGGCTATGCCTACAGTTTGACACCTGAATTAACCCTGACGCCGAATCTGGAAGCGCGCTTCTACTCCGGCGGCACCAGCGGTGAAGGCACCGTAGGCGATATCGGCGCTAGCCAAAGTTCCGGCGCACGCTATACGCCAGGTTTGAAACTCACCTGGGCTGTCACTGACAAGACGGATCTTCATGCGCAATATCGCTATGACCTCAGAAAAATCACCCGCAGCAAACGCACCAGCACGGATGATGATACTCACCGTCACCGCTATGAAGCAGGCGTGGCCTACAAAGGTTTCGATAACTTCACGCTGGCGTACACCGCTTACTACTATCACGCCGATTACGTGCTGCAAAACAACAAAAAGCATGACTATCAGCAGGATTTTGATGTGTCTTACACCATCAACGACAACTGGACAGCACACATTGGCGTTGAAGATGTCGCCAGCGGGCGCGACGTGAAATCGCGTGAAGGAAAAGGGAAAGTAGGCTTCACCTATACGTTCTAA
- the atzF gene encoding allophanate hydrolase, which yields MPRMTGLTLQEWKQHYQQQADRVGETLGALLASLSTDDPAWIALATPELLQAQIAALLPQYRENPDALPLFGVPFAVKDNIDVAGWPTSAACPAFTYLADEDATAVAKLKAAGAIVIGKTNLDQFATGLVGTRSPFGEVPNTFNAEYISGGSSSGSASVLARGLVAFSLGTDTAGSGRVPAGFNNVVGLKPTKGWLSASGVVPACRLNDTISVFALTVEDAFTVAELAGGYDATDAYSRSHPASAPAALPAQPRFAIPSDPTFFADAVAQAAWQQALVELEAAGATLHPIDFSIFTQLADQLYQGPWVAERTVAVGDMLRQPESMDPVVHGIVASGERFSAVEAFRAEYLRAELARQIQQTLASFDALVVPTSPTIHTREAMKQEPVRYNSQLGAYTNFTNLADLSALALPAAFRSDGLPAGITLIAPAWHDRALASFGLRWQAQLALPLGATGKTLPAGSATLPFSKSHVRLAVVGAHLTGMPLNHQLTRRDAVWVEETRTAENYRLYALANTQPAKPGLAKSNDGAAIIVELWDIPLACFGEFVAEIPAPLGIGTLTLADGQQVKGFICEPAALNDAVDITEFGGWRHWLARQEASHV from the coding sequence ATGCCGAGAATGACAGGACTCACGCTTCAGGAATGGAAACAGCATTACCAACAGCAGGCCGATCGCGTTGGTGAAACGCTAGGCGCGCTGCTCGCCAGCTTGTCGACGGACGATCCCGCGTGGATCGCGCTGGCGACGCCTGAATTGCTTCAGGCACAAATCGCGGCGCTCTTGCCTCAGTATCGTGAAAACCCAGATGCACTACCGCTGTTTGGCGTTCCTTTTGCCGTCAAAGATAATATTGATGTCGCAGGCTGGCCAACGAGCGCGGCATGTCCGGCGTTTACCTATCTGGCTGACGAAGATGCGACTGCCGTTGCCAAACTGAAAGCGGCAGGGGCAATTGTCATTGGCAAAACCAACCTCGATCAGTTTGCGACCGGTCTGGTCGGCACTCGCTCACCGTTCGGTGAAGTGCCGAACACCTTTAACGCCGAGTACATCAGCGGCGGTTCCAGCTCAGGGTCGGCTTCGGTACTGGCGCGCGGGCTGGTTGCGTTTTCCCTGGGAACCGATACCGCCGGGTCGGGGCGCGTTCCTGCCGGGTTTAACAATGTTGTCGGCCTGAAGCCGACGAAAGGGTGGCTATCGGCAAGCGGCGTAGTGCCAGCCTGTCGCCTGAACGACACCATCTCTGTGTTTGCGCTAACCGTCGAGGATGCGTTTACCGTCGCCGAACTCGCTGGCGGGTACGATGCCACGGATGCCTACTCGCGTAGCCATCCCGCCAGTGCGCCTGCGGCGTTGCCAGCGCAGCCGCGTTTTGCTATTCCCAGCGATCCGACTTTCTTTGCCGACGCTGTCGCACAGGCTGCATGGCAGCAGGCGTTGGTCGAACTGGAAGCGGCGGGCGCGACGCTGCATCCGATCGATTTCAGTATTTTCACGCAGCTAGCCGATCAACTTTATCAAGGCCCTTGGGTGGCTGAACGTACCGTCGCGGTGGGCGACATGCTGCGGCAGCCAGAGAGCATGGATCCGGTGGTGCACGGTATTGTGGCCAGCGGCGAACGCTTCAGCGCAGTAGAGGCGTTCAGGGCTGAATACCTGCGTGCCGAACTGGCGCGTCAGATTCAGCAAACGCTGGCATCGTTCGACGCATTGGTCGTGCCGACCTCGCCGACAATCCACACGCGTGAGGCGATGAAGCAGGAACCGGTACGCTACAACTCTCAGTTGGGTGCCTACACCAACTTTACTAATCTGGCCGATCTCTCGGCGCTGGCGCTGCCAGCAGCTTTCCGTTCCGATGGCTTACCGGCGGGGATCACGCTGATTGCGCCTGCCTGGCACGACCGTGCACTAGCGAGCTTTGGTCTGCGCTGGCAAGCACAGCTGGCGCTTCCGCTGGGGGCAACAGGAAAAACGCTGCCAGCGGGATCGGCCACCTTGCCGTTTTCTAAATCACACGTCCGTCTCGCTGTCGTCGGGGCGCACCTGACGGGCATGCCGCTGAACCATCAACTGACCCGCCGCGATGCCGTGTGGGTGGAAGAGACGCGCACGGCGGAGAACTATCGTCTTTATGCGCTGGCGAATACGCAACCGGCCAAGCCCGGTTTAGCGAAAAGCAACGACGGCGCGGCGATTATCGTCGAGCTGTGGGACATTCCGCTGGCGTGTTTTGGCGAGTTCGTCGCGGAAATTCCGGCGCCGCTGGGCATTGGTACGCTGACGTTAGCCGACGGACAGCAGGTAAAAGGCTTTATTTGCGAACCGGCAGCGCTGAACGATGCCGTGGATATCACTGAATTCGGCGGCTGGCGTCACTGGCTTGCCCGTCAGGAGGCATCCCATGTTTAA
- the uca gene encoding urea carboxylase encodes MFKTVLIANRGEIACRAIRTLKRLGITSVAIYSDADKNAQHVKDADIAVSIGGEKANDSYLCIDKVLAAAQQTGAEAVWPGYGFLSESLPFAAACEKAGVAFVGPTAQQIGEFGLKHRARELAAAAGVPMTPGTPLLDSLEDALVAAADIGYPVMLKSTAGGGGIGLTRCADAVALRAAWESVRRLGEQFFSDAGVFLERCIDRARHVEVQIFGDGKGRVVALGERDCSLQRRNQKVVEETPAPHLPEGTRAALLASAVKLGELVRYRSAGTVEYIYDAERDAFFFLEVNTRLQVEHPVTECVTGLDLVECMLRVAADEPLDWAQLTQAPRGAAIEVRIYAEDPLKNFQPSPGVLTEVAFPAGVRVDGWVSTGTEVSAYYDPMIAKLIVHAETRELALEKMQQALNATRLHGIATNLDYLRQIIATEAFRRGTVWTRMLDSFTPSASVIEVIQPGTWSSVQDYPGRLGYWDIGVPPSGPMDDFAFRLANRIVGNDEAAAGLEFTLQGPTLRFHCEAVIALTGADCPATLDGETVPYWQPVTVTAGQTLTLGRAQSGCRTYLAVRNGIDVPQYLGSRSTFALGEFGGHAGRTLRMADMLAISQPDLPACTTPAPVSAPQAVDASLIPQYGDEWRIGVLYGPHGAPDFFTHAAIDEFFAAEWQVHYNSNRLGVRLVGPKPTWTRVNGGEAGLHPSNVHDCEYAIGAVNFTGDFPVILTRDGPSLGGFVCPVTIAKAELWKVGQVKPGDRIRFHPISADEALALEQAQSACVSTLGTAHSPAFDVPSLATTELGSATVLAAVAATATTPAAVYRQAGDNYVLIEYGDNVLDLALRLRVHLLMAAIRASETAGIEELSPGVRSLQVRYDSRVIRQRALLDMLLHLENQLGDVSQMKVPSRIVHLPMAFEDSATLGAVERYRETVRASAPWLPNNVDFIQRINGLPSRENVRDIIFDASYLILGLGDVYLGAPCAVPVDPRHRLLSSKYNPARTFTAEGTVGIGGMYMCIYGMDSPGGYQLVGRTLPIWNKFLKNDQFIAGEPWLLRFFDQVRFYPVSEAELTTLREDFREGRAAIHIEETEFDFAEHTHFLTEQADDIAAFRQRQATAFETEVALWQQEDDSAQQEAISAEPVESDDDAFQVSADMNGNIWKVLVKVGDVIEAGQPLIIVEAMKMELTISAPQSGRVKRIGCQPGRPVSPGDALLWLE; translated from the coding sequence ATGTTTAAGACCGTACTGATCGCTAACCGAGGGGAAATTGCCTGCCGTGCCATACGCACGCTGAAGCGTCTGGGTATCACCAGTGTAGCGATTTATTCCGACGCGGATAAAAACGCACAACACGTGAAAGACGCCGACATCGCCGTATCGATTGGCGGCGAAAAGGCCAACGACAGTTATCTGTGTATCGACAAGGTGCTTGCCGCCGCACAGCAAACGGGAGCAGAGGCTGTCTGGCCGGGCTATGGTTTTCTGTCAGAGAGTCTGCCGTTTGCTGCCGCCTGTGAAAAGGCCGGTGTTGCGTTTGTTGGGCCAACCGCCCAGCAAATTGGTGAATTTGGCTTGAAACACCGCGCCCGTGAATTGGCCGCTGCCGCGGGTGTGCCGATGACGCCGGGAACACCGCTGCTGGACTCGCTGGAGGACGCACTGGTCGCCGCCGCAGACATCGGCTATCCGGTGATGCTGAAAAGTACCGCGGGTGGCGGCGGCATTGGCCTGACGCGCTGTGCGGATGCGGTGGCCTTACGCGCGGCGTGGGAGAGCGTGCGTCGTTTGGGGGAACAGTTCTTCAGCGATGCGGGCGTTTTTCTCGAACGCTGTATCGATCGTGCACGTCACGTCGAAGTACAGATTTTTGGCGATGGTAAAGGCCGCGTGGTGGCATTGGGTGAACGTGATTGCTCATTGCAGCGGCGCAACCAGAAAGTCGTGGAGGAAACGCCCGCCCCGCATTTGCCGGAAGGCACGCGTGCGGCGCTGCTGGCCTCGGCGGTGAAGCTGGGTGAACTGGTTCGCTATCGCAGCGCGGGAACGGTGGAATATATCTACGACGCCGAGCGCGATGCGTTCTTTTTCCTCGAAGTGAATACCCGTTTGCAGGTGGAACACCCGGTAACGGAGTGTGTCACCGGGCTGGATTTGGTCGAATGTATGCTGCGCGTCGCGGCGGATGAACCGCTGGACTGGGCGCAATTGACGCAGGCACCGCGTGGTGCCGCGATTGAAGTCCGCATTTACGCGGAAGATCCACTGAAAAATTTCCAACCCAGCCCCGGCGTGCTGACCGAAGTGGCGTTTCCTGCTGGCGTGCGGGTTGACGGCTGGGTGAGCACCGGCACCGAGGTGTCGGCGTATTACGATCCGATGATCGCCAAGCTGATCGTTCACGCAGAGACTCGTGAACTGGCGCTGGAAAAGATGCAGCAGGCGCTGAATGCCACGCGCTTGCACGGCATTGCCACCAATCTCGATTACCTGCGCCAGATTATCGCCACCGAGGCGTTCCGCCGCGGAACCGTGTGGACGCGGATGCTCGACAGCTTTACGCCATCAGCCTCGGTGATTGAAGTGATTCAACCCGGCACCTGGAGCAGCGTGCAGGACTATCCCGGACGCCTTGGTTATTGGGATATCGGCGTGCCGCCGTCAGGCCCGATGGACGATTTCGCGTTCCGCCTGGCGAACCGTATTGTCGGCAACGATGAGGCAGCGGCAGGGCTGGAATTTACGCTGCAAGGCCCGACGCTACGCTTCCATTGCGAGGCGGTGATTGCGCTGACGGGAGCAGACTGTCCGGCGACGCTGGATGGGGAAACAGTGCCATACTGGCAACCCGTTACGGTAACGGCGGGGCAAACGTTGACGCTGGGGCGCGCGCAGTCTGGCTGTCGCACCTATCTGGCGGTACGCAACGGCATTGATGTGCCGCAGTATCTCGGCAGCCGTTCGACTTTCGCGCTGGGGGAATTTGGCGGTCATGCCGGACGAACGCTGCGCATGGCGGATATGCTGGCGATTTCTCAGCCCGACTTGCCCGCTTGCACCACGCCCGCGCCGGTGAGCGCACCGCAAGCGGTGGACGCCTCGCTGATTCCGCAGTATGGCGATGAGTGGCGCATTGGCGTGCTCTATGGCCCGCACGGCGCGCCGGATTTCTTTACCCATGCGGCAATCGACGAATTTTTCGCGGCGGAATGGCAGGTGCACTACAACTCGAACCGGTTGGGCGTACGTCTGGTCGGGCCGAAACCCACCTGGACGCGGGTGAACGGCGGTGAGGCGGGGCTCCATCCTTCCAACGTTCACGACTGTGAATACGCGATCGGCGCGGTGAATTTTACCGGTGATTTCCCTGTGATCCTCACGCGGGACGGCCCGAGTCTGGGCGGATTTGTCTGTCCGGTCACGATTGCTAAAGCGGAACTGTGGAAAGTCGGTCAGGTGAAGCCCGGCGATCGTATCCGTTTCCATCCCATTAGCGCGGATGAGGCGCTGGCGCTGGAACAGGCGCAGTCTGCCTGCGTGTCCACGCTGGGTACGGCGCATTCACCCGCGTTTGATGTGCCCTCGTTGGCAACAACGGAATTGGGTTCCGCCACGGTGCTGGCTGCGGTAGCGGCCACCGCGACCACCCCAGCCGCTGTGTATCGTCAGGCAGGGGATAACTATGTTCTGATTGAATACGGCGACAACGTGCTGGATCTGGCGCTACGGCTGCGCGTTCATCTGTTAATGGCGGCGATCCGCGCCTCAGAAACGGCAGGGATCGAAGAACTATCGCCCGGCGTGCGTTCGCTACAGGTGCGCTATGACAGTCGGGTTATCCGCCAGCGTGCGCTGCTGGACATGCTGCTGCATCTGGAAAATCAACTGGGCGACGTCAGCCAGATGAAAGTGCCGTCGCGCATCGTCCATTTACCGATGGCGTTTGAAGACAGCGCCACGCTCGGTGCGGTGGAGCGCTACCGTGAAACCGTCCGCGCCAGCGCGCCCTGGTTGCCGAATAACGTCGATTTCATTCAGCGTATTAACGGATTACCGAGCCGTGAAAACGTTCGCGACATCATTTTTGATGCCAGCTACCTGATTTTGGGACTGGGCGACGTTTATCTCGGCGCGCCCTGTGCGGTGCCGGTCGATCCGCGCCACCGTCTTCTGAGTTCCAAATACAACCCGGCGCGTACTTTCACCGCCGAAGGTACGGTCGGCATCGGCGGCATGTACATGTGCATCTATGGCATGGATTCGCCGGGCGGCTATCAACTGGTGGGGCGAACGCTGCCTATCTGGAACAAATTCCTCAAAAACGATCAGTTCATTGCGGGCGAGCCGTGGCTGCTGCGCTTCTTCGATCAGGTGCGGTTTTATCCGGTCAGCGAAGCTGAACTGACCACGCTGCGTGAGGATTTCCGCGAAGGACGTGCTGCGATCCACATCGAAGAAACCGAATTTGATTTCGCTGAACACACCCATTTCCTCACGGAGCAGGCCGACGATATTGCCGCGTTCCGCCAGCGTCAGGCTACCGCGTTTGAAACGGAAGTGGCGCTGTGGCAGCAGGAGGATGACAGCGCGCAACAGGAGGCGATATCGGCTGAGCCCGTAGAGAGCGATGACGATGCGTTTCAGGTCAGTGCAGACATGAATGGCAACATCTGGAAAGTGCTGGTGAAGGTGGGGGATGTCATCGAAGCCGGACAGCCGCTGATTATCGTCGAAGCCATGAAGATGGAACTGACGATTAGCGCGCCGCAGTCTGGCCGGGTGAAGCGCATCGGTTGCCAGCCGGGACGACCGGTCAGCCCCGGCGATGCCTTGCTGTGGTTGGAGTAG
- a CDS encoding type III effector HrpK domain-containing protein: protein MINRIENGSRWGNASPLPAQHNTEASRQGGQSAALPTARPGSRSIDFGEVSPNMAQVSSEQRTIAPTRALPAVPNVADRSLIAEPKPPVDLQAIDSSEHSNAKALEKWSALLSDLPEHEREKAAKELNRPLAAAKMLQEGGVNAEKALVYLRENPAIYTAMDTAKDGGRADGHISNRDTKSFIKNMERRASDASHAVKEYRDKNPTADAQSLRLVHSSALLLANEPLLNAADAKKSYVDSPPKENDRTSTLTDLNAIMTDNPTLSPQLKAAARLWSHPGLFGILEHADVKGEKLARVPHDGKLMMKDMKSWIREQAPVNRQEAVDTLHNAAALGLAEKTDISQLNEAVFTQPQQYSGAQKSATLVKLQQTLEQVMAGREYRNTEETEKVLHQRIDALQKDGDVIQHFEQAVPREVNTILRSDPLLAQAAMSQRFSTASQAAPRTVGLDTALSAAPHAGSGVKSDAQAVKEAGRSVMSFAKSSLHAEDLTKAAGSRTAIGLAGKAGAAIAGKVVGAIAGEAAGAAAASAVGAAAGPIGWAVSGALSIGMGIAELVNFFNAKSKLKHRREDFAKTVNPALEQFNIPKPR from the coding sequence ATGATCAATCGTATTGAGAATGGAAGCCGTTGGGGAAATGCCTCGCCTTTGCCCGCGCAGCACAATACCGAGGCGAGTCGGCAAGGGGGACAATCGGCCGCATTGCCCACTGCGCGGCCGGGTTCGCGTTCAATCGATTTTGGCGAGGTGTCGCCGAACATGGCGCAGGTTTCTTCTGAACAGAGGACGATAGCACCCACGCGTGCTTTGCCCGCGGTGCCGAACGTTGCAGACCGTTCACTCATTGCGGAACCCAAACCGCCCGTCGATCTTCAAGCGATAGACAGCTCGGAGCACAGTAACGCCAAGGCGTTGGAGAAATGGTCGGCGCTGTTGAGCGATCTGCCGGAACATGAACGTGAAAAGGCCGCAAAGGAACTGAATCGCCCGCTGGCAGCGGCGAAAATGCTACAGGAAGGTGGGGTTAATGCGGAAAAAGCGCTCGTTTATCTGCGTGAAAATCCCGCTATCTACACGGCGATGGATACGGCAAAAGACGGTGGCAGAGCCGACGGACATATCTCTAATCGGGATACCAAATCCTTTATTAAAAATATGGAGCGACGCGCCAGCGATGCCAGCCACGCCGTGAAGGAATATAGAGATAAAAATCCCACGGCCGATGCGCAGTCGCTGCGGTTAGTACACTCTTCCGCGCTGTTGCTGGCTAACGAACCGCTGCTGAACGCCGCCGATGCCAAAAAATCCTACGTGGATTCTCCGCCGAAAGAGAACGATCGCACCAGTACACTGACTGACCTGAACGCGATTATGACCGACAACCCGACGCTGTCGCCTCAGTTAAAAGCGGCTGCCCGGCTGTGGTCGCACCCTGGGTTATTCGGGATTCTGGAACATGCGGATGTCAAAGGGGAGAAACTGGCGCGAGTTCCGCATGATGGCAAACTGATGATGAAGGACATGAAAAGCTGGATTCGTGAACAAGCGCCGGTAAACCGCCAGGAAGCGGTAGATACGCTACACAATGCGGCGGCGTTAGGGCTGGCGGAAAAAACCGATATCAGCCAGTTGAATGAGGCAGTTTTTACCCAGCCGCAGCAGTACAGCGGGGCGCAAAAGTCGGCGACGCTGGTCAAACTGCAACAAACGCTGGAACAGGTGATGGCGGGGCGTGAATATCGGAATACCGAAGAAACGGAAAAGGTATTACATCAACGTATTGACGCGCTACAGAAAGACGGGGATGTGATTCAGCATTTTGAGCAGGCGGTACCACGTGAGGTAAACACCATCTTACGGTCCGATCCATTGCTCGCGCAGGCGGCGATGAGCCAACGTTTCTCTACGGCGTCACAGGCTGCCCCGCGAACGGTTGGGCTTGATACCGCACTTTCGGCTGCACCCCATGCGGGATCGGGAGTAAAAAGCGATGCGCAGGCGGTGAAAGAGGCCGGTCGCAGCGTGATGAGTTTTGCTAAATCGTCGCTGCACGCAGAGGATTTAACCAAAGCCGCAGGGAGTAGAACGGCCATTGGATTGGCTGGCAAAGCGGGCGCAGCGATTGCCGGAAAAGTGGTGGGGGCTATCGCCGGTGAAGCCGCTGGTGCGGCGGCGGCTTCTGCCGTTGGCGCGGCAGCAGGGCCGATAGGATGGGCAGTGAGCGGGGCGCTCAGCATCGGCATGGGGATTGCGGAACTGGTGAATTTCTTCAATGCCAAAAGCAAGCTCAAACACCGGCGGGAAGATTTTGCCAAAACGGTTAATCCCGCGCTGGAACAGTTCAATATTCCTAAACCGCGTTGA
- a CDS encoding oligogalacturonate-specific porin KdgM family protein, which yields MKIYTRNLLIVCAGFAPFLTQAETDGKTTFQYEHNWKTEDRRHADSIKLIHKKTNGWSYEVKFSTSAGGNSNYDVAYDDMQGGSGGMVIGKDFKLSKAATLTPSFEFSIGNASMMYQPGLKYNYRINSDWSTYGRYRYEYKKPTRSSRYSTISTSDKYGHAGESYLSKSDTGRHRLDAGVTYSGFDNINLTYVFNYYIGDNTTKSYKYSKGEFTEREYAVYDNGKTDYEHQFKVQYKLNKQLTPYIEYDDISQSSTSSSRQGKIKVGFNYVF from the coding sequence ATGAAAATATACACACGTAACCTACTCATCGTTTGTGCCGGATTCGCTCCTTTCCTTACCCAAGCGGAAACCGACGGCAAAACCACCTTTCAGTACGAACATAACTGGAAGACGGAAGACCGCCGCCACGCAGATTCCATCAAGCTCATCCATAAGAAAACCAACGGTTGGTCGTACGAAGTCAAATTCAGTACGTCAGCAGGCGGGAACAGCAACTACGACGTGGCCTATGATGACATGCAGGGCGGCTCTGGCGGCATGGTGATCGGTAAGGACTTCAAGCTAAGCAAGGCCGCGACCTTAACCCCCAGCTTTGAGTTCTCCATCGGTAATGCCAGCATGATGTATCAGCCGGGGCTGAAATATAACTATCGAATTAACAGCGACTGGTCCACTTATGGCCGTTACCGTTATGAATATAAGAAACCGACACGTAGTTCACGTTATTCGACCATTTCCACGTCAGATAAATATGGTCACGCTGGGGAATCTTATTTGTCAAAATCCGACACCGGACGCCACCGCTTGGATGCAGGGGTAACGTATTCTGGTTTTGATAATATTAATCTGACTTACGTCTTTAACTACTATATCGGCGATAACACCACAAAATCGTACAAATATAGCAAGGGCGAATTCACAGAAAGAGAATACGCAGTCTATGACAATGGTAAAACGGACTATGAGCATCAGTTCAAAGTTCAATATAAGTTAAACAAACAGCTAACTCCTTACATTGAGTATGATGATATTAGCCAATCCAGCACATCATCAAGCCGTCAAGGGAAAATCAAAGTTGGTTTCAACTACGTTTTCTAA